From a region of the Acidicapsa acidisoli genome:
- a CDS encoding permease codes for MLRRLPILQLRKKSLIRGTVLALVSLWVSFRLSGFPEVHICLWLIAPFLITCAATWDTTRCLQKRWSFYHGGVILLIYVDLMILLMISFLLIAPFSGVLL; via the coding sequence GTGCTTCGCCGCCTCCCCATCCTCCAGTTGCGCAAGAAGTCTCTCATTCGAGGCACCGTTTTGGCTCTCGTTTCGCTTTGGGTGAGTTTCCGGCTCTCCGGCTTTCCTGAAGTGCATATTTGCCTGTGGCTGATCGCGCCCTTCCTAATCACCTGCGCCGCCACATGGGATACAACACGCTGCCTGCAAAAGCGATGGAGCTTTTACCATGGCGGCGTGATTCTGTTGATCTACGTCGATCTCATGATCCTGCTAATGATCTCGTTTCTGCTGATCGCGCCCTTCTCCGGCGTTCTTCTATAA
- the mscL gene encoding large conductance mechanosensitive channel protein MscL: MLKGFRDFVFRGNVVDLAVAVIIGAAFNAIVGSMVKDILGGFIAAIVGKPDFSALALDIHGGHIAYGNFLNALISFVTVAAVVYFFVVLPINKISDRAKALKPPPPPPEPTTKVCPECLSEIPLAAKRCSHCTQLVA; the protein is encoded by the coding sequence ATGCTCAAAGGATTTCGTGACTTTGTTTTTCGGGGCAACGTCGTCGACCTTGCGGTTGCCGTCATCATCGGCGCAGCTTTCAACGCTATCGTCGGTTCGATGGTGAAGGACATTCTGGGCGGATTTATCGCAGCCATCGTCGGCAAGCCGGACTTCAGTGCCCTGGCTCTCGATATTCACGGCGGTCACATCGCTTACGGTAACTTCCTGAATGCTCTGATCTCGTTTGTGACCGTTGCCGCCGTGGTTTACTTCTTCGTCGTGCTACCCATCAACAAAATCTCGGATCGAGCGAAAGCACTCAAGCCTCCTCCGCCGCCCCCGGAACCCACCACCAAGGTTTGCCCGGAGTGCCTCAGCGAGATTCCGCTGGCCGCGAAGCGCTGCAGCCACTGCACGCAACTCGTCGCCTGA
- a CDS encoding cytochrome P460 family protein, protein MSRQALTFTLLSAICLTVLMIVGLAKAPVTVSAAAHAGSTPAYSPTYTKDGDLVPPLQYREWVYLTSGLDMNYFPKTNSDMSKFDNVFVNPEAYQAFVATGTWPDKTVLVLESRGAESKGSINKAGHFQSGAVMGLELHVKDESRFPGKWAFFDVANESKATLIPSTATCYSCHTDHAAVDTTFVQFYPTLLPIAQQKGTLSANYLKDVATEPKH, encoded by the coding sequence GTGTCTCGACAGGCTCTCACCTTCACTCTTCTTTCCGCTATCTGCCTGACAGTGCTGATGATTGTCGGATTGGCGAAGGCGCCAGTGACCGTCTCAGCCGCAGCACACGCCGGAAGCACTCCTGCTTACTCACCCACTTATACAAAGGATGGCGATCTCGTGCCGCCGCTTCAGTATCGAGAATGGGTGTACCTGACCAGCGGTCTCGATATGAACTACTTCCCTAAGACGAACAGCGATATGTCGAAGTTCGACAACGTCTTCGTCAACCCCGAGGCCTATCAAGCGTTTGTCGCTACCGGAACCTGGCCTGACAAGACAGTCCTGGTGCTCGAATCCCGTGGGGCCGAAAGCAAGGGCTCCATCAACAAGGCTGGTCATTTTCAGAGTGGCGCCGTCATGGGACTGGAGTTACACGTCAAGGACGAAAGCCGTTTCCCCGGAAAGTGGGCCTTCTTTGACGTTGCCAATGAGAGCAAGGCGACGCTGATTCCGTCGACTGCGACATGTTACTCGTGTCATACCGATCATGCTGCCGTGGATACTACCTTTGTCCAGTTCTATCCGACACTGCTACCCATTGCACAGCAGAAAGGTACCCTGAGTGCGAACTATCTCAAGGATGTTGCGACCGAGCCGAAACACTAA
- a CDS encoding M28 family metallopeptidase, with product MTLQRTVGAALLLASAALVPALAQSPSVFGYIDFTQQSRIDSEFLAVPDAKLAGQELKTLTAKPHLASSKEDHETAEYVAQKFKAAGLDTEIVPYRVLLNQPRKVSFEARDDSGAVISTGPTREHVSSDPFQDDPRVVMPFNGSSGSGDVTGEVVYANYGRLEDFDELAAQHIDLHGKIVLVRYGANFRGVKVYIAEQRGAIGVLIYSDPQDDGYFQGDAYPNGPWRPETGVQRGSVQYLFKYPGDPQTPGVASTPDLPDSARLDPLKTGNQPSIISIPISYHDASPILQALKGPSVPKGWQGALPFSYHIGGTGASVHLISDQDYQVRTIWDVIGKIKGTQAPDNWVVIGNHRDAWVYGAVDPNSGTAAMLEAVHGFGALLKTGWKPKRTIVVASWDAEEEGLIGSTEWTEQYEKTLEHAVGYFNVDVAVAGSEFGAEAVPSLKQFIREVTKEVPSPKGGTVYEQWKLAAAGEARDSNTGHITHANAPSEDVTVGDLGSGSDFTPFLQHVGVPSTDIGSHGSYGVYHSVFDNYAWYVQNADPSFVYLQEMARVLGLEALHMADTDVLPYDYVTYGKEISSYLDTAKHKATAKGIDFASAEAAVARFSKAAEAVRSRQLAPGSDLSRLNATLRETESDFISQAGLPNRPWYKHTIYAPGEYTGYAAVVIPGVNEALDAKNAAVATQQLAVLTQALNHAAQTLESAQ from the coding sequence ATGACTCTGCAACGCACCGTTGGAGCCGCCCTGCTGCTGGCATCTGCCGCCTTGGTTCCGGCTCTCGCCCAGTCTCCATCTGTCTTTGGATATATCGACTTCACCCAGCAGTCCAGGATCGATTCTGAATTCCTCGCAGTTCCCGACGCGAAGCTTGCCGGGCAGGAGCTCAAAACGCTTACGGCGAAGCCACACCTCGCCAGTTCCAAAGAGGATCACGAGACCGCGGAATACGTGGCCCAGAAGTTCAAAGCCGCGGGCCTCGATACCGAGATCGTCCCGTATCGCGTCCTGCTCAACCAGCCGCGCAAGGTGAGCTTTGAAGCGCGCGATGACTCGGGAGCGGTGATTTCAACCGGCCCCACGCGCGAGCATGTCAGCAGCGATCCGTTTCAGGATGATCCCCGCGTGGTGATGCCCTTCAACGGCTCTTCGGGATCGGGCGATGTGACAGGCGAAGTAGTCTACGCCAACTACGGCCGGCTTGAGGACTTCGACGAGCTCGCTGCGCAGCACATCGATTTGCACGGCAAGATCGTGCTGGTTCGCTATGGCGCCAACTTCCGTGGCGTCAAGGTCTATATCGCGGAACAGCGCGGCGCCATCGGCGTGCTCATCTACTCTGATCCGCAGGACGATGGTTACTTCCAGGGCGATGCTTATCCCAATGGCCCATGGCGTCCAGAGACCGGCGTCCAGCGCGGCTCGGTGCAATATCTATTCAAATATCCCGGCGATCCGCAGACTCCCGGCGTGGCCTCGACGCCTGATCTGCCTGACTCGGCCCGCCTTGATCCACTCAAGACCGGCAATCAGCCGAGTATCATCTCCATCCCGATCAGCTATCACGACGCCTCGCCCATCCTGCAGGCATTGAAAGGTCCCAGCGTTCCAAAAGGATGGCAAGGAGCGTTGCCCTTCAGCTATCACATCGGCGGAACTGGAGCCAGCGTTCATCTCATCTCAGACCAGGATTACCAGGTGAGAACCATCTGGGATGTGATCGGAAAGATCAAAGGCACGCAGGCCCCCGACAATTGGGTCGTGATCGGCAACCATCGCGACGCATGGGTCTATGGCGCTGTCGACCCGAACAGCGGCACGGCGGCCATGCTTGAGGCCGTGCATGGCTTCGGAGCTTTGCTCAAGACGGGCTGGAAGCCAAAGCGTACCATCGTTGTCGCGAGCTGGGATGCGGAAGAGGAAGGCCTGATCGGTTCAACGGAATGGACCGAACAATATGAAAAAACACTGGAGCATGCGGTCGGATACTTCAACGTCGACGTAGCCGTGGCCGGGAGCGAATTCGGCGCGGAGGCCGTACCGTCTCTGAAGCAGTTCATCCGCGAGGTAACGAAAGAAGTTCCGAGTCCGAAGGGCGGCACTGTGTACGAACAGTGGAAGCTGGCTGCAGCGGGTGAAGCGCGCGACTCCAATACCGGCCACATCACCCATGCGAATGCTCCGTCGGAAGATGTTACCGTAGGCGATCTTGGCAGTGGTTCGGATTTCACGCCATTCTTGCAGCATGTCGGCGTCCCCTCGACGGACATCGGCTCCCACGGCAGCTATGGCGTTTACCACTCGGTCTTCGACAACTACGCATGGTACGTGCAGAATGCCGATCCGAGCTTTGTGTACCTGCAGGAGATGGCGCGCGTTCTCGGCCTCGAAGCGCTGCACATGGCCGACACGGACGTGCTGCCCTACGACTATGTGACCTACGGCAAAGAGATCTCTTCTTACCTCGACACCGCCAAGCACAAGGCGACGGCCAAGGGAATTGACTTCGCATCCGCTGAGGCTGCCGTTGCCCGATTCAGTAAAGCGGCAGAAGCGGTTCGAAGCCGTCAACTGGCTCCTGGATCCGATCTCTCTCGGCTCAACGCCACTTTGCGCGAAACGGAGAGCGACTTCATCTCCCAGGCCGGACTGCCGAATCGTCCCTGGTATAAGCACACGATCTACGCGCCAGGCGAATATACGGGCTATGCCGCAGTTGTCATTCCCGGCGTCAACGAAGCACTCGACGCTAAGAACGCGGCCGTGGCAACGCAGCAACTAGCCGTGCTGACACAGGCCCTGAACCACGCCGCGCAGACTCTCGAATCCGCGCAATAG
- a CDS encoding cytochrome c maturation protein CcmE, giving the protein MKLSKQQIRITVASVIILGTIGYLAYTGAAANKSYYVTVAEMQGMGNKAYQSHLRVEGFVKPESIQQSGTHVTFVLTEFESHNPKATANPRSIMVNYQGSEPPPDTFKGDAQALAIGTFGQDGIFHATQLQAKCASKYAPAAPGSTQPAQPGQAPANPTPGDKRASSDAASTVKPAA; this is encoded by the coding sequence ATGAAACTCTCGAAACAGCAGATCCGCATCACCGTCGCTTCCGTCATCATCCTGGGCACCATCGGCTACCTCGCGTACACGGGCGCCGCAGCCAACAAGAGTTACTATGTGACCGTTGCTGAGATGCAGGGCATGGGCAACAAGGCTTACCAGAGCCATCTGCGCGTCGAGGGCTTCGTCAAACCGGAGAGCATCCAGCAGAGCGGCACGCATGTCACGTTTGTCCTGACCGAGTTCGAGAGCCACAACCCCAAGGCGACCGCCAATCCGCGCTCGATCATGGTCAACTATCAGGGTTCCGAGCCGCCGCCGGATACCTTCAAAGGCGACGCCCAGGCTCTGGCTATCGGCACATTCGGCCAGGACGGCATCTTCCACGCAACGCAGTTGCAGGCCAAGTGCGCCTCCAAGTACGCTCCCGCCGCTCCCGGCAGCACTCAGCCCGCCCAACCCGGTCAGGCTCCGGCAAATCCGACGCCGGGAGATAAGCGCGCCTCCTCTGACGCTGCTTCTACGGTCAAACCCGCCGCGTAA
- a CDS encoding PadR family transcriptional regulator, producing MAKNDLQGALDLLVLKTLAQAGSLHGYGIVLHVQRASDDLLRVEEGSLYPALHRMEQAGWIRSEWALTETNRKAKYYELTSPGRKQLEQAELSFEQLVRGVRAVLRYA from the coding sequence ATGGCAAAGAATGATTTGCAGGGTGCGCTGGATCTGCTCGTTTTGAAGACGCTCGCGCAGGCGGGATCTTTGCACGGCTATGGAATCGTGCTTCATGTGCAGCGCGCCTCCGATGACCTGCTGCGCGTTGAGGAAGGCTCGTTGTATCCGGCGCTCCATCGCATGGAGCAGGCTGGATGGATCCGCTCGGAGTGGGCTCTGACCGAGACAAATCGAAAAGCGAAGTATTACGAGCTGACATCTCCCGGACGGAAACAACTGGAGCAGGCAGAGTTGAGTTTCGAGCAACTCGTGAGGGGCGTTCGCGCCGTTCTTCGCTACGCGTGA
- a CDS encoding ABC transporter permease, which produces MSVFRRISNLFVRSRVEREIEAELKSHVEMRIEDNVAGGMSPQEARRDALLRFGNRTAIQELVAGEDAALVLENIWRDIRLAFRQLRKSPSFTITAIVTLALGIGANTATFSVVDAVMLRPLPYDHPNQLVDVVSLNRRFPDGEGGSLSYPDYLDMRSGNHTLSNLVSYHDNSYTLTGDGGPVHVDAQVVSWDLLPALGVRPELGRGFAHEDEKAGTRVILISHALWMSQFGGDASVVGRTVRLSGDSFQIIGVMPSSFRFPVTAPKTGMWTTLAVDDVPTDSMFKQRGAHFLNAIGRMKPGVTVAEANQDATAIAANLARQYPKTNIRHDAARVRSELSALVGNTRTALMIVLGAVALVLLIACGNIANLLLARMRERQREIAMRVALGAGRNRIVRQLLIESLTLSAIGGIAGCALAFASTPVMLSLIGDRVPRAADAGVDLRVLAFVAGVSCLSGLIFGIAPAISGSKTDLVSVLKEGGRTEIASRDWLRSGLVVGQVALGLVLASAAGLLITSFLHLRSTDEGFNPSHLLTFLFETPDSRYKETRPQFYREYFEKVRAMHGVDSAAGVMIMPMTDDSADISFEDPEHPAPEGQRAGANVTLITSDYFRTMQIPFLQGRDFSDQDTADSPQVMIVDQAFAQKYFPGENVVGKRLKPGAGNGGEPAWREIVGVVGSVRLSATQREMRPVMYLPSSQLSHWCCLHTVLRTSVEPLSLEPDARQVVASMDKEIPVTDVRTMQDLVFGELAQPRFAMVLLGIFAGLAVLLSVIGLYGVMMYSISRRTREIGIRMALGARRGKVLCGVMREAGVLLAVGVAIGVVASLLSTSVLKTMLYGTGARNPAVLALVTAIAAVTGMIAAFLPARRAASVDPMQALRTD; this is translated from the coding sequence ATGTCGGTTTTTCGCCGTATATCGAATCTGTTTGTACGTTCGCGGGTTGAGCGCGAGATCGAAGCCGAACTCAAATCGCATGTTGAGATGCGAATCGAGGACAACGTCGCGGGCGGTATGTCGCCGCAGGAAGCTCGACGCGATGCTTTGCTGCGATTCGGGAACCGGACTGCCATCCAGGAACTGGTCGCCGGCGAGGATGCCGCGCTGGTCCTCGAAAATATCTGGCGGGATATTCGTCTGGCCTTTCGGCAATTGCGCAAATCTCCCAGCTTCACCATCACGGCAATCGTCACTCTGGCGTTGGGAATCGGCGCGAATACCGCGACCTTCAGCGTTGTCGACGCAGTCATGTTACGACCGCTGCCGTACGACCATCCGAATCAGCTCGTGGATGTGGTCTCGCTGAACCGCCGCTTTCCGGATGGCGAAGGCGGGTCGCTCTCTTATCCAGATTACCTCGACATGCGCTCGGGCAATCACACCCTGTCGAATCTGGTCTCCTATCACGACAACTCGTATACGCTCACGGGCGATGGAGGGCCGGTGCATGTGGACGCGCAGGTCGTCTCATGGGACCTGTTGCCTGCGCTTGGGGTTCGTCCGGAGTTGGGACGTGGATTTGCGCATGAGGATGAGAAGGCTGGAACCCGTGTAATCCTGATCAGCCACGCGCTGTGGATGTCGCAGTTTGGCGGAGACGCGTCTGTAGTTGGACGGACCGTGCGCCTGAGCGGCGATTCCTTCCAGATCATCGGCGTCATGCCGTCGTCGTTCCGCTTTCCGGTTACCGCGCCTAAAACCGGCATGTGGACGACGCTGGCCGTGGATGACGTTCCGACCGACTCCATGTTCAAGCAGCGTGGCGCACACTTCTTGAACGCGATCGGAAGGATGAAGCCGGGCGTTACGGTCGCCGAGGCCAACCAGGACGCCACGGCGATTGCCGCGAACCTGGCCCGGCAATATCCAAAGACCAACATCCGGCACGACGCGGCCAGGGTGCGTTCGGAACTTTCCGCACTGGTTGGAAACACGCGAACGGCATTGATGATCGTGCTGGGAGCCGTGGCGCTGGTTCTGCTGATTGCCTGCGGCAACATCGCCAATCTGCTGCTGGCGCGGATGCGCGAGCGGCAACGTGAGATTGCGATGCGCGTGGCGCTCGGAGCGGGACGCAATCGCATCGTCCGTCAACTGCTGATTGAGAGTCTGACGCTGAGTGCGATTGGCGGAATCGCGGGATGCGCGCTGGCCTTTGCCTCCACGCCGGTGATGCTGTCTCTGATCGGAGACCGGGTTCCACGCGCCGCTGATGCCGGGGTGGACCTGCGCGTTCTGGCTTTCGTCGCGGGCGTATCGTGCCTGTCGGGGCTGATCTTCGGCATCGCGCCGGCTATCAGCGGCTCAAAGACAGACCTTGTGTCGGTGCTGAAGGAAGGCGGCCGAACGGAGATTGCAAGCCGCGACTGGCTGCGCTCGGGTCTGGTTGTCGGGCAGGTTGCTCTGGGTCTTGTGCTCGCTTCTGCGGCGGGATTGCTGATCACCAGCTTCCTGCATCTGCGAAGCACTGACGAAGGTTTCAATCCCAGCCATCTCTTGACTTTCCTCTTCGAGACACCCGACTCGCGGTATAAGGAGACGCGTCCGCAGTTTTATCGGGAGTATTTCGAGAAGGTTCGCGCAATGCATGGGGTGGATTCGGCAGCCGGGGTGATGATCATGCCGATGACCGATGACAGCGCGGACATCAGCTTCGAGGACCCGGAGCATCCGGCTCCCGAGGGCCAGCGCGCCGGGGCGAACGTGACTTTGATTACATCGGACTATTTTCGGACGATGCAGATTCCCTTCTTACAGGGCCGTGATTTCTCCGATCAGGACACTGCGGATTCGCCGCAGGTGATGATTGTCGATCAGGCCTTCGCGCAGAAGTATTTTCCGGGAGAGAATGTCGTCGGAAAGAGGCTGAAGCCGGGTGCGGGCAATGGAGGGGAGCCGGCGTGGCGCGAGATTGTTGGCGTAGTGGGCAGTGTGCGGCTCTCTGCGACGCAGCGCGAGATGCGTCCGGTGATGTACCTGCCCTCGTCCCAATTGAGCCACTGGTGCTGCCTGCATACGGTGTTGCGCACATCAGTCGAGCCACTCAGTCTGGAACCGGATGCGCGGCAGGTAGTGGCTTCGATGGACAAGGAGATACCGGTCACCGATGTTCGCACGATGCAGGATCTGGTCTTCGGCGAACTCGCGCAGCCACGCTTTGCGATGGTGCTGCTGGGTATCTTCGCAGGGCTTGCCGTGCTGCTCTCCGTCATTGGCCTTTACGGGGTGATGATGTACTCCATTTCGCGGCGAACCCGCGAGATCGGCATTCGCATGGCTCTCGGCGCCCGGCGCGGCAAGGTGCTCTGCGGGGTGATGCGCGAAGCAGGCGTGCTGCTCGCGGTCGGAGTCGCCATCGGAGTCGTCGCGTCACTGCTTTCAACTTCCGTGCTCAAGACGATGTTGTACGGCACAGGGGCGCGCAACCCGGCAGTGCTGGCGCTGGTCACAGCCATTGCGGCGGTCACCGGCATGATCGCTGCATTCCTGCCTGCGCGGCGCGCGGCATCGGTCGATCCGATGCAGGCGCTTCGAACGGATTGA
- a CDS encoding DUF1003 domain-containing protein produces the protein MPCNPEELRHIPLFELLDDDEAQILAAQIEIRKFAPRQRIYKAGESANHAYVVMTGKARLTTMDEDQQEVVIDEPVHGDFFGFASMLQQVEHHTTAMAMEETVCLEVGRDDIAALLIRKPMAGMDMLTVQARQFHAAQKLVRTRTARNANEVIEEQSTLGERIADTVARFGGSWSFIILFGIVLAVYSTANVALQNRAWDPYPFILLNLFLSMLAAIQAPVIMMSQNRQDLKDRVRSELDYQVNLRAESEIQSLSNRMNLLMEKMDDVIEQTASPESRSTHIENAAGVKP, from the coding sequence ATGCCATGCAATCCCGAGGAGTTACGTCACATTCCTCTTTTTGAACTGCTGGATGACGATGAAGCGCAGATCCTGGCGGCGCAGATAGAGATCAGAAAGTTTGCTCCGCGCCAGCGCATTTACAAGGCGGGCGAGTCCGCGAACCATGCCTACGTGGTGATGACAGGCAAAGCGCGTCTGACAACCATGGACGAAGATCAGCAGGAAGTGGTGATCGACGAGCCGGTCCACGGAGACTTCTTCGGCTTTGCCTCCATGCTGCAGCAGGTGGAGCACCATACCACGGCCATGGCGATGGAGGAGACGGTTTGTCTCGAGGTCGGACGCGACGACATTGCCGCTCTGCTCATACGCAAGCCGATGGCCGGTATGGATATGCTGACGGTGCAGGCGCGTCAGTTCCACGCGGCGCAGAAGCTGGTGCGCACGCGCACGGCTCGCAATGCCAACGAGGTCATCGAGGAGCAATCGACCCTGGGAGAGCGCATCGCGGACACAGTTGCGCGATTTGGCGGCTCGTGGTCGTTCATCATCCTGTTTGGCATCGTGCTTGCCGTTTATTCGACCGCGAATGTGGCATTGCAGAACCGCGCGTGGGACCCATATCCGTTTATTCTGCTGAATCTTTTTCTGTCGATGCTGGCGGCGATTCAGGCTCCCGTGATCATGATGAGCCAGAACCGCCAGGATCTGAAGGACCGAGTTCGAAGCGAGCTGGACTACCAGGTAAATCTGCGCGCGGAATCAGAGATTCAGTCGCTCTCGAACCGAATGAACCTGCTCATGGAAAAGATGGACGACGTGATCGAGCAAACGGCGAGCCCAGAGAGCAGAAGCACCCATATTGAGAACGCAGCGGGGGTCAAACCCTGA
- the ccmA gene encoding heme ABC exporter ATP-binding protein CcmA: MTDSDHAALVPTPEALSTPLARLESVSRLFGSFAALRQVSVEFAPGRCYILLGENGAGKSTLLRILAGLLHPSTGKVSVFGDFAPSAARHRIGYMSHAPMLYDELTGVENLAYFRSLYQGNDCLAPDEALRQVGLDPTLTRTLGQYSQGMRQRTSLARVLLSQPELLLLDEPFSNMDVESVGQMVQLLAKFRTGSRTIVITTHQRELAAPIADFVLTLKAGRVASLERGAPTL; encoded by the coding sequence ATGACCGATTCCGACCACGCAGCCCTTGTACCGACGCCAGAAGCACTCTCAACCCCGCTGGCCCGTCTGGAATCCGTTTCACGGCTCTTCGGCTCGTTCGCGGCATTGCGGCAGGTCTCCGTGGAATTCGCACCGGGCCGATGCTACATTCTGCTTGGGGAAAACGGCGCGGGGAAATCAACTCTGCTGCGAATCCTGGCCGGTCTGCTCCATCCTTCGACCGGGAAGGTTTCTGTTTTCGGCGATTTCGCCCCCAGCGCCGCACGCCATCGCATCGGCTACATGAGCCACGCACCGATGCTGTATGACGAACTCACTGGGGTTGAAAATCTCGCGTACTTCCGCAGCCTTTATCAGGGAAACGATTGTCTTGCCCCAGACGAAGCCCTGCGTCAGGTCGGCCTCGATCCGACGCTGACGCGCACCCTCGGCCAATACTCGCAGGGCATGCGTCAGCGCACTTCGCTCGCTCGCGTGCTGCTCTCGCAACCAGAGTTGTTGCTGCTCGACGAGCCGTTTTCCAATATGGATGTGGAGAGCGTCGGACAGATGGTGCAGCTTCTTGCCAAATTTCGCACCGGCAGCCGGACAATCGTAATCACCACACATCAGCGGGAACTCGCCGCGCCCATCGCCGACTTCGTTCTGACCCTCAAGGCCGGACGCGTCGCCTCGCTCGAACGCGGTGCTCCCACGCTCTAA
- a CDS encoding aminoacyl-tRNA deacylase translates to MKTNGARFLDSLGILYSLREYEVDPEDLTAVTVAKKIDMPIEQVFKTLLTTDGAGSHFFAVIPGDAELDFKKLARAAGVRKTEMVSLKEVQPLTGYIRGGVTVFGAKKAYPVFADETIELFDEVSVSAGVRGTQLILSPADYLRAAEATVADLTKEVKPPESREVHS, encoded by the coding sequence ATGAAGACCAACGGCGCACGTTTCCTCGACAGTCTCGGCATCCTCTACTCGTTGCGCGAGTATGAAGTCGACCCCGAAGATCTGACTGCCGTCACTGTCGCGAAGAAGATCGATATGCCGATCGAACAGGTCTTCAAGACGCTGCTTACGACGGATGGCGCAGGCAGCCATTTCTTCGCCGTTATTCCCGGTGACGCTGAACTAGATTTTAAGAAACTGGCTCGCGCAGCCGGCGTCCGTAAGACTGAGATGGTTTCGCTAAAAGAGGTGCAGCCGCTGACGGGATACATTCGCGGTGGCGTCACTGTCTTCGGCGCGAAAAAGGCGTATCCGGTTTTCGCCGACGAGACGATTGAATTGTTCGACGAGGTCAGCGTCTCAGCAGGCGTGCGCGGCACGCAGCTTATTCTTTCACCGGCGGATTACCTGCGCGCCGCGGAAGCCACCGTCGCCGACCTGACGAAAGAGGTAAAGCCACCCGAATCCCGCGAGGTTCACTCCTGA
- a CDS encoding heme exporter protein CcmB, with product MTPSWTGLVWSHLRKDLRIEWRSRDAINSMLFFALLVVVLFSMAFDPSADTSREIAGGVLCVATLFASVSALNQAWAREIRHQVLDALRMTEGGGAALFFAKVLANFLFVSIVQCILGPIFFIFYNLHPLGDAWLLTLVIPLGTWALVANGTFFAALSIRSRNRELLLPLILFPIFLPALLAMVQSVKTILTGDGSDPSLVWIKMLGGYDIIFTTISLLLFDTVLEAE from the coding sequence TTGACCCCAAGCTGGACCGGATTGGTCTGGTCCCATCTGCGGAAAGACCTGCGCATCGAGTGGCGCTCCCGCGACGCCATCAACTCCATGCTCTTTTTCGCGCTGCTGGTCGTTGTGCTCTTCAGTATGGCCTTTGACCCGAGCGCCGACACTTCGCGCGAGATCGCGGGCGGCGTCCTCTGCGTGGCTACGCTCTTCGCCAGCGTTTCGGCGCTCAATCAGGCGTGGGCGCGCGAGATTCGCCATCAGGTGCTCGACGCGCTGCGTATGACCGAAGGTGGCGGCGCGGCATTGTTCTTCGCCAAGGTGCTGGCGAACTTCCTTTTCGTGAGCATCGTCCAGTGCATTCTCGGACCTATCTTCTTCATTTTCTATAACCTCCATCCTTTGGGGGATGCCTGGCTATTGACGCTGGTGATACCACTTGGAACATGGGCGCTGGTCGCCAACGGGACTTTTTTCGCCGCTCTGTCGATCCGCAGCCGCAATCGCGAACTGTTGCTGCCGTTAATCCTCTTCCCCATTTTTCTACCTGCGCTTCTGGCCATGGTTCAGTCCGTCAAAACGATCCTCACCGGCGACGGAAGCGACCCAAGCCTGGTTTGGATCAAAATGCTGGGCGGCTACGACATCATCTTCACCACCATCAGCCTGCTGCTCTTCGATACGGTTCTCGAAGCCGAGTAA
- a CDS encoding cytochrome c biogenesis protein encodes MKKLMIALGAVGVAALMAWGYYQAMYVAPTEATMGEVQRIFYYHVPNAMLCFLFFAISFVASILFLAWRRSAPAKALAADAWALAGAEVGVVFCTVVLITGPLWGKPVWGIWWTWDARLTTTLVLWLIYVSYLLLRKFAAGPQMKTLAAVLSIFGALDVPIVYMANRWWRTQHPSPVFFGGDDSGIKDPQMLAAFGWNVLAWGVWGLAALLIRVYVERRQQTIETAEASAALMAD; translated from the coding sequence ATGAAAAAGTTGATGATCGCGCTGGGAGCTGTGGGTGTCGCGGCGCTCATGGCGTGGGGTTACTATCAGGCCATGTACGTTGCCCCAACCGAGGCGACGATGGGCGAGGTGCAGCGCATTTTCTATTACCACGTTCCCAATGCGATGCTCTGCTTCCTCTTTTTTGCAATCAGCTTTGTCGCGTCGATCCTATTTCTGGCATGGCGGCGCAGCGCCCCGGCCAAGGCGCTGGCTGCGGATGCCTGGGCGCTCGCAGGAGCCGAGGTTGGAGTCGTTTTTTGTACCGTCGTGCTGATTACTGGGCCGCTCTGGGGCAAGCCTGTCTGGGGAATCTGGTGGACCTGGGATGCGCGGCTGACAACGACTCTGGTTCTCTGGCTGATCTACGTAAGCTATTTGCTGTTACGGAAGTTCGCGGCTGGACCGCAAATGAAAACTTTGGCTGCTGTACTTTCGATCTTTGGCGCGCTGGATGTGCCGATTGTATACATGGCAAACCGGTGGTGGCGCACCCAACACCCCTCGCCGGTCTTCTTTGGCGGGGACGATTCCGGCATCAAGGACCCGCAGATGCTGGCGGCTTTTGGTTGGAATGTGCTCGCCTGGGGGGTTTGGGGACTGGCGGCATTGCTGATCCGTGTGTATGTTGAGCGGCGTCAGCAGACCATAGAAACAGCTGAAGCCTCGGCGGCTTTGATGGCCGATTGA